A portion of the Aphelocoma coerulescens isolate FSJ_1873_10779 chromosome 1, UR_Acoe_1.0, whole genome shotgun sequence genome contains these proteins:
- the NDUFB4 gene encoding NADH dehydrogenase [ubiquinone] 1 beta subcomplex subunit 4 has protein sequence MIRGMEHLSYEERLIAQPEKREGFEPKPRHGSGSVSGGRCSCRGRGGGGAGTASRQRHGRLSKMASAPPPSAAKVYSANSFVSLPAELKSDTYDTSREKRRAEAERLAIRCRLKRQYQLQLNDPSPPAIIDNPSLVRWALAKSQNVYPTFRPTSKTSFLGAAYGLGPILFWIFVLKANRDRKEKRIQEGKYKRPFSVFF, from the exons atgatcagaggaatggagcacctctcctacgaGGAAAGGCTGATAGCTCAGCctgagaaaagagaaggctttgag CCCAAACCACGCCATGGCTCCGGTTCTGTGAGCGGAGGTCGCTGCTCCTGCAgagggcgcggggggggcggggccggcaccGCCTCCCGCCAGCGGCACGGCCGGCTCTCCAAAATGGCGTCGGCGCCGCCTCCCTCGGCGGCCAAGGTGTACTCGGCGAACAGCTTCGTCTCGCTGCCCGCCGAGCTCAAGTCCGACACCTACGATACATCGCGGGAGAAGCGCCGCGCCGAGGCCGAGCGCCTGGCCATCCGCTGCCGGCTCAAGCGGCAGTACCAGCTGCAGCTTAACGACCCCAGCCCGCCCGCCATCATC GACAATCCCTCTTTGGTCCGCTGGGCCTTGGCGAAGTCGCAGAACGTCTACCCTACTTTCCGCCCAACATCCAAGACGTCCTTTCTAGGAGCTGCTTATGGGTTAGGTCCCATCCTCTTCTGGATTTTTGTCTTAAAAGCTAACAGG GATCGTAAAGAGAAGCGAATCCAGGAAGGTAAATACAAGCGACCATTCAGCGTATTCTTCTAA